In the Carassius gibelio isolate Cgi1373 ecotype wild population from Czech Republic chromosome B24, carGib1.2-hapl.c, whole genome shotgun sequence genome, one interval contains:
- the idi1 gene encoding isopentenyl-diphosphate Delta-isomerase 1, giving the protein MARVLWSVVRLVRVNKPAARAQTHAQLHLAAPHHTQSQRQLSSPVRMPEVDVDHLDEKQVQLLAEMCILIDDNDRKIGADSKKNCHLNSNIDKGLLHRAFSVFLFNSEEKLLLQQRSNAKITFPGCFTNTCCSHPLHTAGELEDQDAIGVRRAAQRRLQAELGIPTDQVPPEEMTYLTRIHYKARSDGVWGEHEIDYILFMQKDVDLNPDPNEIQSHCYVSKEELKELLEKAQRKELEITPWFSLIAETFLFKWWDNLHDLKQFIDHDSIHRM; this is encoded by the exons ATGGCGCGCGTGTTATGGTCGGTTGTGCGGCTCGTCAGAGTAAACAAACCCGCGGCTCGAGCTCAAACTCACGCACAGCTTCATCTAGCTGCTCCACATCACACACAGAGTCAGAG gcAGCTCAGTTCACCTGTAAGGATGCCAGAAGTTGACGTGGATCATCTGGATGAGAAGCAGGTGCAGTTGCTTGCAGAGATGTGCATCCTCATCGACGACAATGACAGGAAGATTGGAGCCGACAGCAAGAAAAACTGCCATCTCAACTCCAATATTGATAAAG GATTATTGCACCGAGCGTTCAGTGTTTTCCTGTTTAACAGTGAGGAAAAGCTGCTCCTTCAGCAGAGATCCAATGCCAAAATCACCTTTCCAG GCTGTTTCACCAACACTTGCTGCAGTCACCCTCTCCACACGGCCGGTGAACTGGAGGATCAGGACGCTATCGGGGTCCGCCGCGCCGCTCAGAGACGCCTGCAGGCGGAGCTCGGCATTCCCACGGATCAG GTGCCTCCAGAAGAGATGACCTATCTGACCCGCATCCACTATAAAGCCCGGTCAGACGGCGTCTGGGGCGAGCACGAGATCGACTACATCCTCTTCATGCAGAAAGATGTGGATCTGAATCCAGACCCCAACGAGATCCAGAGCCACTGCTACGTGTCCAAAGAGGAGCTGAAGGAGCTCCTGGAGAAAGCCCAGAGGAAAGAGCTGGAGATCACGCCCTGGTTCAGTCTGATCGCAGAGACCTTCCTCTTCAAGTGGTGGGACAACCTCCATGACCTCAAACAGTTCATCGACCACGACAGCATCCACCGCATGTAG